Genomic DNA from Pelosinus sp. UFO1:
CTACCAGCAGTATTCTGAAGAGTTCCAATAAAAATATTTACCCCTTTGGTATCGGTTTCCCAGCCCGTCCCTTGGAACTTTATCAAATCGGGACTGATTTTTTCAGAAGCCCCACAAACTGCTATTGTTAGATTCAGCATAAGTACTACAACTAAGAATCGATAAAACGATTTTTTAAATTTCATGATTGTAACCTCTCTTTTTACTGTTTTTAGTTAAATAAAAAATTATCCTTTATAATGTATTTCCCATTAAAATACAAATTCCTGCAAGATCTCTTAGGAGTTCTTGCAGGAATTTTAGTTTCTGTTGCAGGTTTATTTTATAAGCCCTATATTACTTTGTCTTTGGATAAAGAAGACTTGATTCAGATGGAGTTTTAACTCCATCTGAATCTTAGTCGCACTTATCCAGGGACTTAGCCGCTCTTAACTCCCACTTATAGAAGATGGGAGTCTTAGAGCGGTTTAGTCATCGGATAAACGGGTGTGCAGAAATCCGCATATTTTTCTATCTTAGCAATGGTAGTTTTAAAGAATAATTCTTTCAGTTTTTCGCAGATAGGTCCTTTATGACCATTACCAATTTTCCGATCATCCAATTCAACAACAGAGACAACCTCCATCGCAGTGCCACTAAAGAAGACTTCATCTGCCCCATATAACTCTGTTCTGGTAATGCTGCGCTCGACAACTTCTATTCCTAACTCCTGGCGGGCTAATAGCATAACCGTGTCTCTAGTAATGCCTTCAAGAATGTTGTCAGCAGGTGGTGGCGTAATTATCTTTCCATTACGTACCATGAATACATTTTCTCCTGGGCCTTCGCAAACATGCCCATTTCGTGTTAGAAATAAGGCCTCATCATACCCTTTGCTTACAACTTCTATAGAGGCTAATGCAGAATTGAGATAAGCAGCTGTTGGTTTGGAACGGGGTGGTATCATATTGTCTCCTAAACGTTCCCACGTAGTAAAGGCAGCGCGAAGTTCATCTTTGCCAGCAAAATTCCCCATAGGCTGACAGTAGATGATAAGCCGATTGTCATCATCTAATAGAGTAGGTGCAATATGGTTTGAGCCCTTAAAGGCAAGAGGCCGAATATAAGTGGTGGTCTGAAAGTTATTTTTCTTAAGTAATTCAAGAGTAGCCTGACATAATTCATCGACAGTATAAGGAATATTGATAAATAAGGTTTTACAAGACTGCAAAAGGCGTTCATAATGTTCCCGCAAGCGAAATACATGCAATTGTTTTTCCGTCTCATCCCAGTAAGCTCTTATTCCTTCAAAGCAGCCAAGACCGTAATTAAACCCTTTACATCGCACACTGATATTTACCTCATTCTCCGGAATAATCTTTCCTTCATAAAAAACATACATAGTATCCATTTCTATAACTCCTCCAATCCTATTAAATTAGCTTTGCGAATCGTTAGCCTGTTTTCTTTCCACCTAGATAGGCTTCCATTACCCGAGGGTTATTCGCTATATCCTTTGCTGGCCCATGAAGAATCATTTTCCCTGTTTCTAGCACATAGGCGTATTGGGCGATCTTTAAAGCCTGCCTTACATTTTGCTCAACAAGTAAGATGGTCGTTCCTTCTTGGTTAATTTCCTGGATTACCTTAAAGATATCGGCTACCACTAATGGTGCCAGCCCCATAGAAGGTTCATCAAGCAGGAGTAGCTCAGGCCTTGCCATTAAGGCTCTGCCGATAGCAAGCATCTGCTGCTGCCCGCCAGAAAGGGTTCCTCCCAGTTGTTCTTTGCGTTCTTCCAAGATAGGAAATCGACGAAAAATGCGCTTCATATCATCCGTGACTTCATTATCTCTACGTTGACATGCTCCCATCTCTAAGTTTTCCAGTACTGTCATCCGCGTTAATATATTGCGTCCCTCAGGCACAAGAGAAAGTCCTGTACTAACAATCTTATGAGTTGCCATACCACTAATATGTTGCCCTTTAAACAAGATGCGGCCGGAATCTGGTTTAATAAGTCCCATAATAACCTTCATCGCGGTGGTTTTCCCAGCGCCATTGGCACCGATCAAGGAGACGATAGAGCCTGCTGGAACAGTTAGGTCAATGTTTTTAAGCGCCTTAATATTTCCATAGCCAGCGGCAAGCTGTACAATTTTCAGCATGTTACTCTTCCTCCTTGCCTAAATAGGCTTCTATTACTGCCGGATTATCCTGCACAAATTGGGGAATTCCTTCCGCAATTTTTTTGCCAAAGTTAAGTACCACCAATTTATCACAAATGTTCATTACTAAGCCCATATCGTGTTCGATCAGGATAATGGCTGTGCCCAGACTCTGGATTTTCTTTATTAGCACTTGTAGATCATCCGTCTCACTCTCATTCATGCCAGCGGCTGGTTCATCAAGGAGGAGTAAGTGGGGCTGAGATGCTAAGGCTCTGGCAATTTCCAAGCGGCGTTGCTTGCCATAGGGTAAGGCTGCTGCGAGGGAAGTTTCATCTTTACCGATCCCTACCAAATGTAGCAATTCTCTTGCTTTCTCGCGAGTGTTTTTTTCTTCTTGCTGCTGGGCCTTAGTATGCCACAAGCCTTGCCATAGACCGGCTCTAGTACGGCAATGTGCACCTACAAGTACATTATCTAAAGCCGTGAGATGACCGAACAACCGGATGTTTTGAAAGGTTCTAGCAATGCCGAGCTCCGTAATTTTATGAGGCTTTAAACCGACCAAGGGACGATTTTGATAAAGTATCTTACCGGAACTGGGTGGCAATACACCGGTAATCAAATTGAATAAAGTAGTCTTGCCAGCACCGTTCGGCCCAATGACTCCGACAATTTCTCCTGGGTTGACGGTGAAATTTACATCTGCTAAGGCCATCAGACCTCCGAATTGTTTTGTTACTTGCTCAACTGCTAAGGTCATTTTGTCGCCCTCCTCGGAAGTTCCTCTTGCTTAGAAGCTAGTGGTTTTGCGGTAAGTTTTTTTTGCCAAAAGCGCAAAGTATCTTCGCTAATAAGCCCTTGAGGGCGAAAAGCCATCATAATCACCAAAATACCGCCATAAATCATTTCCCGATACTCCGTAGCAAAGCGCAGTACTTCAGGCAATAATGTGAGGATTACTGAACCTAAGAGGGGGCCCCAGACCACATCGCTACCACCAAGAACAGCAAATAGCAAGATTTCTACGGCTCGATGGTAAGCAAAATCCTTTGGACCAATATAAAAGGTGATATGAGCGGCCAAACCACCAGCAATACCAGCCACAAAAGCACCCATAAAAAATGCTAATAGTTTATAGTAGCGAGTATCAATACCTGAAACTTCCGCAGCGTGCTCATCTGCTTTAATCGCAGCAAAGGCTCTGCCGAGGCGAGAAGTACTTAAGCGTAATGCAAAAAAGACCAAGAACCCTAAAATCAATGCAAGAATAAGAATGACGGAAATGCTGCCTAACTGCCGTACGCTGATTCCACCAATCCCTGCTGCTAATCCCATAGAAGCGAGTCCTTTACTGAGCATGACACTCATCGAAGGAATACCTGAAAGACCTAACGCACCATTCGTGATACCAAGGTTTAGAATGATTACCCGCACAACTTCACCAAAACCAAGGGTAGCAATTGCTAAATAGATGCCCCGTAATCTGGTGGTAGGAATACCAATCACCGCTGCCATCAGGCACGCAGCAGCACCACCGATTGGAACAGCTACATAAAGGGGTACGCCAGCCTTCAAGGTCAGAAGTGCCGAAACATAGGCTCCAATACTCATAAATCCAGCATTCCCTAAGGATAATTGCCCTGTTGATAGGGTCAGATAGATGCTAATGCCCAGAATCGCATTGATGATAATAAACATTATGATTTGCAAATAATAGGGATTCAATAAAAAATCCATGTCTATCGTCCTCCTTGCTGCTCTTGACTGCCAAAAAGCCCTTGGGGACGTATAAATAGCAATACAATAATTAATCCAAAGGCTACTGCATCTCGATAAGAAGAGACGCCATAAGCCACGCTGAATACTTCTGCCACACCGAGTAGTAATCCGCCAACCATGGCTCCAGTAATGTTACCTAAGCCTCCTAGAATCAATACTGCCAGCCCCTTGAATCCCATTGTGATTCCCATGGTTGGTTCGATCGCATTAAATGCCAAACCGACAAGAACTCCTGCACCGCCCCCCAAGGCGGATGCCAACATCACCGTTAATACAATGATTTTTTGTGTATCAACACCTAACAGATTCGCCGTTTCAATATTTTCCGCTGTAGCGCGAATTGACTTGCCTAGTTGCGTCTTTGACAACCAGAAACGTAGTACTAACATCAAACCAAAGGAAATGGCTAAAATTAGTATTTGCACTGCGGAGATTTTAAGTCCGCCTATCTCAAAAATTTGGGTGGAATAGACTGGGGGAAAAGATTGGGCCTCAGGGCCAAACAGGCGAAGTGCCAAGCTCTCTAAGAAAATAGATACCCCAATTGTGCTAATTAGTGGAGCCAGTTCTGACACTTTGCGGCGCCGGAGTGGCCTAAGTGCCAGCCGCTCCATTAAGTATCCCAGCCCAGCTCCAGCCACCATGGCTCCTAATAAGGCACCAAAAATACCAATATTGAATTTTGTAGCTAGAATCAAGCCAATAAAGGCCCCAAACATAAAGATTTCACCATGAGCCATATTAACGATATTCAGTACACCGAAGATCAAAGTATATCCTAAAGCAATCAAAGCATAGGTACTGCCTAGCGTGACGCCGTTAACCATTTGCTGCCAAAACAAGGTAAATCCCCCCAGTCAAACTTGCCTACTGATTATTTTAATTCCGTGAACTGACCATCTTTTACGACGAGTACAGTAACATCCATGGCTGGATTACGTTTTTCATCAAATGAAAATTTACCCGTCACACCAGAATAATCTTTTATCGTAGCTAATGTATCTCGTAATTTTTTGGAGTCAGTTACAGATCCTGATTTTTCAATTGCGATTGCCATGATTTGCAATGCATCATATGCCTGTGCGGCAAATTGGTCAGGCTCTTTATTATATTTCGCTTTATAAGCCGCAATGAAATTCTTAACCTTTGCATCATCTTTTCCTGGGAACCAAGGGCTAGCTACAACAGCACCATTTGCTGCACTGCCAGCGGATTTGATAAGCTGAGGTGAATTAAACCCATTGTTGCCGATAATGGGAACTGTGATCCCAATTTCCCGTGCTTTTTTTAGAATCAGTGCTCCTTCTTGATACAGTCCAGCGACTACCACGGCATCAGGATTAAGGGTAGCTATTTTGGTCAACTGAGCAGAGAAGTCCGTATTTTTATCTTGAAAAGTCTCTACGGCAATCATTTCAATTCCATTTTCCTTCAATGCTTTTTCAAAAATCTTAAAACCTGCAACCCCTAAATCGTTATTATCGGAATACATCACAGCTACTTTTTTCAAATTATATTTTTCTTTGGCCTTTTTTACCGATTGAGGTATAGCCGCGAACTCCGGCAAAGAATTACGGAAAACATAATCACCAATTTCAGTAATTCCTTCTACCGTCAAAGAGGTTCCCATGATAGGTATGCCTTCTTGATTGACAATGGGGCCAACGGCAAACATTTCACCGCTAAGTGTTGGGCCAATAATTCCTAATACATTGTCTTTATGAATCAGCTTATTTACTGCATTAATTGCTTCATTTTTCTCGCCCTTAGAATCTTCAAAAATAAGTTCTAGTTTCACTTTTCCATTGGCGTTGATCTCATCTCTCGATAACTCTAAACCTTGACGAATGGATTCACCATATGCCGCGCCAGCTCCTGTAAGGTAAGAAACAACTCCTAACTTCGCGGTCCCTTTAGCAGAGGTCTGATCTTGGGTAGCTGGCTTTTCACTGCTACTACAGCCTCCAATTAGAATCATCAATGAAAGTACTAGAAAGCTCACGATCCAATTCTTTTTCAACATTTGTTTTTTCCCTATCATTTTTCTTCTCCACCTTTCCTTATACCTAATTTACACTTTGCCAAATCACCGCTACGTTCTATCATTACAAAACAAAAAGCCCCTATCGATGCTTTTGAAAGCATCGATAGGGGCGACGATACGCGGTACCACCCTACATTAGACTCATAACGCCTGTTAATCAACAGACTTCCGAATAACGCTCGGCAGCGCTTTTGCTTACCAATACCTGCAGGTATTATTTCACCAAAAGAGTTCCTAGGTGAGAAGACTGCAACAATGTTACTCTGGCTCACACCACCCGCCAGCTCTCTGAAGTACTTATTGATTGCATCGCTCCTAGTCATTACTTTTTAGTATTAAGTTTGTCGAAATTACAAGATTGATTAAACCTTGTAATATTATATACATTATCACAGGACATTGATCTTTTGTCAATAGCGTTAAACTTATTGTAAGTTTTAAAACTATGTAATTTTGTAAATGTACTATTCGAGACGAAGGGACGGAGAATCTTATGTATTAGTAAAATAATACTTATAATGTAAAAGTTAGCAGGGATTAGCATTTATCCAAGAGAAGCTATAACGTGAAATTTGCAAATAATTCTTGGAGGTAAAAGAATGACTGACCCAAGGATATATTGGAATAAACAGTACATAGCCAGCGACAATAAAAGAGTTACATACGACCTATGGTTGGATAAATATAAACATATCTTAAATGCTTCAAAAGATACTCCAATAATTGATCTAGGCTGTGGGCTTGGAAATGATACAATGTACTTGTATGAACGCCATTACGAGATTATTTCCTGTGACTATTCGGAGGAAGCGTTAAAGAAGCTAGAACTTTTTATAGATGATCCGGTTACAAAACTTTTTGATATGAAGGATGGATTACCTTTTGAAAGTGAGAGTGTAAAAGTAATTATTGCAGATCTGTCATTGCATTATTTCTCCTGGGCTGAAACTAGAGAGATAGTGAATGAAATAAAAAGAGTTTTAAAAGAAGACGGCTTTTTATTATTAAGAGTTAACTCAGTTAAAGATACTAACTATGGAGCGGGTAAAGGCATTACAATAGAGAAGAATTACTATAATATAGACGGAAATCTAAAACGTTTTTTTGATAAGGAGCAATTAGAAAAACTTTTTGTAGAGTGGGATGTTGAATATATAAAAGAATATGAAATGAATCGATATACAAATAGTAAAATGCTTTGGGAGATGGCTGTGAAAAAGGTGAACGATTAAGACGTATAACTGTAATTCGAATCATCCTTCAAAATAAATACTCCTGCAAAGAGCTTAGCTTTGCAGGAGTATTATGCCTTATAAGTATATGGCAGACATGGGCAAGATGAATTTTCTATAGGTTTTGGTTGTTCATTAGGATTGAGGAGCTTTGACTGTTAACCACTGTTGTGTTTTTTGACCTTTTGGCAGCATATGGGCGTCAAACCACATGTAGTAGAATTTTTCTACTGGATTAACAACGTAGCCGTCCTGGAAGTGATCTGCAGTATCATAAGAGTCTGCTAAGATAAGGACATCATCTGCTACTGTCTCTGTTCCCATAGTATCATAGCCGATAATAACTCTCCAATGTCCACCCCAATCAATATTTTCCACCATTATAGGAGTATTATTTTTTAAGTTCGAGGTTACAAATTCTTTAAAATCGGTAACGCTTGAAAAAGTCGTGCCATCTTTCTTAGCTGTAGTTAGACTGGATTTAACATCCCAACCAATAGACTTGAAGAATGTAACCATCCCACTCGTATCCGTACCGATTGCCTTTTTTGTGCCCATTATTTTGGCGATCTTAAGTTCATCCCATTTTGTGTCCCCTGAATAATACAGCACAGTTAAAGCAGCTGCGGGACCGCAAGTGATTTCTGTTGTTTGCTGATAGGTTTTATAATTTGGTAGGATTGTTAACGTATCCGTTGATTTCATATTGTAAAAATCGACAACTTTGTAATAGGGAGAGTCTTTAACATTACCCACACCGCTATAGGAAGATGCACCTTCACTAGTAAGATCATAGCCGGAAGGATAAGGAATAACACTATTTTCTGCAAAAACCATATTCGCCGCACCAAAACTAATTCCTAAAAAAATGTAAGTAAGTAGTAAATACAATCGTATCTTCACGTTATCACTCCATTCTTAAGTTTAGTCGTTGTTAGTCTTTCATACATTGTAATGCTGATTCCTCTCGTTTATGCTACCGTTTCCTGCGTTATTACAAAAAATCGAATTTATATCGGAAATGTACTTTCTAACATTCTCTTGTTTTCGGCTAAAACTCAAACTTAATCGGCCTCAAAAACAAATCCAGTAATTTTTCTTTTGGATCTGCATTCTCAAAAATAATTTCGTAGAGAGCATCACAAATCGGAAGTTCTACTTCATATTTCTGTGCTAAATGCCTTACTGCTTCTAGTGTAGAAACACCTTCCGCTAATTTATCAAATTTTTCACCACTTACAAAGGCTTGCCCAAATCTTCGATTGTTGCTATGCGGAGAAAAGAGTGTTGCCTCATAATCTCCCAAATGACTTAATCCGTAGATCGTTGTATCATTACCGCCCATGGCTCTCACAAGACGTGATATTTCTCTTGTGCCTCGTGACATGAGTGCACCTTTCAAACTGCTATAGCATAACCCATCTAACATTCCTGCCGCTAGTCCTATCACATTTTTCGCAGCAGCCCCAATCTCATTTCCAATTAGATCTTGACCATAATAGAACCGTATTAAGGAACTGTTGAATTCTTCCACTATTTTTTTTGTTACCTCAATGTCATCAGAACCGATTACCATACAATTAGGTATTTCCTTAACAAAATCCTGTACATGGCCTGGACCTACCCAAATTGCTATGTTTTGGCTCCTTCCCATTTCCTCACTAAATACTTGCGATAATCTTTTGCCACTGTTGGCTTCGATGCCTTTCATACATAAGATAAATATTTTATTACCTAACTCTTGCAGTAAGCTTATCTCATGTGCAAATGAGCGTAACTCCTGAGCGCTAATTGAAATAATAATGATCTCACCAAAAGATACTGCTGCTTCTAATGAATTACTTAATAGAATATCTTGTGGTAATGTTAGATAATCGTTCGCTCTAGATTCTTTTAGTTTTAAATAATTCTTGGAATTTTCTCTGCCCCATAACATTACCTGATGCCCAACTCGATTCGCATACCAAGCTAAAAAGGTCCCCCAACGGCCGCATCCTAATACAGTAACCTTCACTACGTCACCATCCTATCATCATCACTCAAATATTATCAAAATCCATTGATTATCGTACTATTTAAGTTCTCTAAGTTTCCAGTAATTATTCCATAAGCTCATCAGCGTTTCCTGCTGAAGCAATCACAATAGATACCAAAGTAATTCTTGTGTCCTTCTTATAATTTAATTTTACTGGTGCAATGGTTGGCAGGAAAGAGGATACAATAGGAAGAAACAGAGTTGCATAGTACTTTTGAGTCAGTTCAATAGGGATTCTGCAATAACGATGAGGAGGGGCTACAATGAATCGTATATCTTTCTGCAGGAAATGGATGATGTCCACTGTTTTGATGTTCACTATGCTGCTCATTTCAGGGCAGGCGATGGCCGAGGGTAGGGGCGAGAATCAGGATGTCGTTCAATTACAAATTCTAAGTATCAATGACTTTCATGGTGCATTAACGGAAAGTGGTAAGAATCCGGGAGCGGCTAAAATGGCAGCTTATATTGAGAAAGCCAGGGATCAGAACCCGAAAGGAAGTATAGTCGTCAGTGCCGGAGACATGTTTCAAGGCAGCCCCGATTCCAACCTTCTGTATGGGAAAACAGTGGTTGATGTAATGAACTATACACACTTCGATGCTATGACCCTTGGGAATCATGAATTTGACTGGGGCATTGATGTGTTAAAACAGCGTATTCAGCAATCGGCTTTTCCGTATATTTGCGCCAATGTAATTGATAAGCGGACAGGGAAACCAGCTGATTTTGTAAAACCCTACATTGTGTTAGAACGTAAAGGAGTAAAAATCGGTATAATCGGTATCGCTACACCGGAAACGGCTTATAAAACCAATCCGAAAATGATAGAAAATTACACTTTTGCAGATCCTATCGCAACAGTCAACAAGTTAGTTCCCGTATTAAAAAAACAAGGTGTACAAATCATCATAGCGTTGACTCATCTTGGCAGCGAAATGGATAGTCAGGGAAATCTTCATGGAGACGCCGTTCAGCTGGCCCAGGAGGTAGATGGATTGGATGCCGTTATCTCAGGACATTCCCATCAGGAGGTATTTGGTCAGGTACATAGTGTGCCAGTGGTGCAAGCCTATTATAATGGTCGGGCAGTAGGAAAGATTGATATTACCTATAATAAGAGAAACAGAAAGGTTGAAACTGCGGTTGCCAGTGTTACAACCCTTTCTTCTATGGATCAGCTAACCGATCAACAAGTCAAAGCAATGATTGAGGATTCACAAAAGGAAATAGCACCCGTTAAAAATATTGTGGTAGGTCATACTCTCAATGCCTTGCCCCATGACCGCAATGAAATGGCCCAAACGACTTTAGGCCAGTGGGTAACGGATACGTTAAGACAGACGGCAGGCGCGGATATTGCTTTTCAAAATACGGGAGGACTGCGTACCGGGATTATGTCCGGAGACATTACCATGGGCAATCTTTATGAGGTTATGCCCTTTGACAATACTTTGTTCACGGTAGAGATGACCGGTGCACAGGTTATGCAAGTCCTTGAATATGGCATCGGCAATAAAAAAATAGGCATGCTACAGTATTCGGGTTTAAAAATAGCCTATGAAACGCTTTCTCCGGCAGGGGTACGTATTGCCGCTGTGATGGCAACAGACGGTACTTTGCTGCAATCAGAGAAAAAATACAAAGTTGTCATCAATGATTTCATGGCCGTTGGCGGTGATGGATTTACCATGTTCCGGGAAGGGACGAATCTGCATGATACGGGTATTCCTGTTAGGGATATTATCGCTGAAGCTTTACGCAAGCAGCAAGTCATTGACTTTTTGCCAGATGACCGGTGGCAGGCGGCACCTTCCAGTGAGCTTCAGGATGCAGCCTGATCCCATATACCTGAAATAGAAACCTTGCCTTGGTAAAATAATGTATATAAATCAGTAAAGGGAAGCTACCCATAATCTGTCTTAGTATTAGATTAAGGGTAGCTTCCCTTTAGATTTGACATGGCGATCAAATAAGAACAATTTAGAGTTAACATCTCTAATAAAACTAAACTGTTCTGTGTCCCAATCGTGAACAAACAAATGATATAATACTCGTATAAATTGTTAGGCTGTGGTCATTGTGGTTTGATTCAGGTTCTAGCGCAGTATGGCAGTCTAATAGAATTAGGTAGGTAAAGTATATGAAGTATAAATGGACGATTGGTGAAATGGCAAAACTGTTCGATGTGTCAACCGATACGTTGCGCTATTATGAGAAGGCCGGATTACTTTCGTCGGGCAGACACCGCGATAATGGGTACCGGTATTATTCCTATGATGACCTTGTAGTTCTTTTGGATATTTTACTTTTCCGTAATCTAGAGGTAGCCGTTAAAGATATTCGATCGATGGTAACAACGATGGATCTTGGAGATATTAAACAGATACTGATACAAAATGAGAGACTTGTTGAGGAGAAAATTGAAGCTTTAATTAGGCAAAGGACACTGCTCGCGCAAATGACTGCCCAATATGAACTATGTGAACAGCATCTCGGCAAGTTTTCGATTGTTCCGGCGCCCACATTTAAATGCAAATTTTGGAGCGCACAGGAGGAGGATCTGCTTACGATTATTCGTCAATATAAGAAGCCGGATCGGACTTGGCTGAATACGATTCGCTATACTTTGCTGCTGCCGCTGGACGAACTGCTCAATAATCGGAGTTTTGATTTGGCGCAAATTGGCATCAGCTTTGATGAAGATACGCTGAGCAGACTTGATGTTTCTGAGCAACAAGAGTTCTCTGCTTTGCCGGCAAAGGATTGCCTGTATACGGTATTGGGTACAGATTATTCCAGTCAAGAAAATGCGGTGCTGGTTGAAGCACTGGCTTGGCTGAAAGAGCAGGGCAGGCAAGTTGAGGGGCCTTTGCTTGGACGATACCTGGCAAGTGTTCATAAAGACGGTCTTGATTACTACGAAATTTGGATTGTATTACATTCTACTTGACCTTGGAGTTGCTCCAAGGTTTATTCTTTTGTATAGGGGTGAGCTATATGAAAGAAAATATTTTGGGTACAGAAAGTATTAACAAGTTATTTTTACACTACAGTATTCCGACCATTGCAGCCATGTTGTTTTTAGGCTTGAATACAATTGTGGACGGATTATTTGTAGGCCACTATATAGGGGCCGATGCTTTGG
This window encodes:
- a CDS encoding class I SAM-dependent methyltransferase → MTDPRIYWNKQYIASDNKRVTYDLWLDKYKHILNASKDTPIIDLGCGLGNDTMYLYERHYEIISCDYSEEALKKLELFIDDPVTKLFDMKDGLPFESESVKVIIADLSLHYFSWAETREIVNEIKRVLKEDGFLLLRVNSVKDTNYGAGKGITIEKNYYNIDGNLKRFFDKEQLEKLFVEWDVEYIKEYEMNRYTNSKMLWEMAVKKVND
- a CDS encoding ABC transporter ATP-binding protein yields the protein MTLAVEQVTKQFGGLMALADVNFTVNPGEIVGVIGPNGAGKTTLFNLITGVLPPSSGKILYQNRPLVGLKPHKITELGIARTFQNIRLFGHLTALDNVLVGAHCRTRAGLWQGLWHTKAQQQEEKNTREKARELLHLVGIGKDETSLAAALPYGKQRRLEIARALASQPHLLLLDEPAAGMNESETDDLQVLIKKIQSLGTAIILIEHDMGLVMNICDKLVVLNFGKKIAEGIPQFVQDNPAVIEAYLGKEEE
- a CDS encoding ABC transporter substrate-binding protein, whose amino-acid sequence is MIGKKQMLKKNWIVSFLVLSLMILIGGCSSSEKPATQDQTSAKGTAKLGVVSYLTGAGAAYGESIRQGLELSRDEINANGKVKLELIFEDSKGEKNEAINAVNKLIHKDNVLGIIGPTLSGEMFAVGPIVNQEGIPIMGTSLTVEGITEIGDYVFRNSLPEFAAIPQSVKKAKEKYNLKKVAVMYSDNNDLGVAGFKIFEKALKENGIEMIAVETFQDKNTDFSAQLTKIATLNPDAVVVAGLYQEGALILKKAREIGITVPIIGNNGFNSPQLIKSAGSAANGAVVASPWFPGKDDAKVKNFIAAYKAKYNKEPDQFAAQAYDALQIMAIAIEKSGSVTDSKKLRDTLATIKDYSGVTGKFSFDEKRNPAMDVTVLVVKDGQFTELK
- a CDS encoding ABC transporter ATP-binding protein; this translates as MLKIVQLAAGYGNIKALKNIDLTVPAGSIVSLIGANGAGKTTAMKVIMGLIKPDSGRILFKGQHISGMATHKIVSTGLSLVPEGRNILTRMTVLENLEMGACQRRDNEVTDDMKRIFRRFPILEERKEQLGGTLSGGQQQMLAIGRALMARPELLLLDEPSMGLAPLVVADIFKVIQEINQEGTTILLVEQNVRQALKIAQYAYVLETGKMILHGPAKDIANNPRVMEAYLGGKKTG
- a CDS encoding NAD(P)H-dependent glycerol-3-phosphate dehydrogenase; the protein is MKVTVLGCGRWGTFLAWYANRVGHQVMLWGRENSKNYLKLKESRANDYLTLPQDILLSNSLEAAVSFGEIIIISISAQELRSFAHEISLLQELGNKIFILCMKGIEANSGKRLSQVFSEEMGRSQNIAIWVGPGHVQDFVKEIPNCMVIGSDDIEVTKKIVEEFNSSLIRFYYGQDLIGNEIGAAAKNVIGLAAGMLDGLCYSSLKGALMSRGTREISRLVRAMGGNDTTIYGLSHLGDYEATLFSPHSNNRRFGQAFVSGEKFDKLAEGVSTLEAVRHLAQKYEVELPICDALYEIIFENADPKEKLLDLFLRPIKFEF
- a CDS encoding FxLYD domain-containing protein — translated: MKFKKSFYRFLVVVLMLNLTIAVCGASEKISPDLIKFQGTGWETDTKGVNIFIGTLQNTAGRDVEFIGLRCAFIDGKGVELDHGLVIVRDVAKNELAKFKFYPPAPAGTVTATITEVDAYAK
- a CDS encoding branched-chain amino acid ABC transporter permease, giving the protein MFWQQMVNGVTLGSTYALIALGYTLIFGVLNIVNMAHGEIFMFGAFIGLILATKFNIGIFGALLGAMVAGAGLGYLMERLALRPLRRRKVSELAPLISTIGVSIFLESLALRLFGPEAQSFPPVYSTQIFEIGGLKISAVQILILAISFGLMLVLRFWLSKTQLGKSIRATAENIETANLLGVDTQKIIVLTVMLASALGGGAGVLVGLAFNAIEPTMGITMGFKGLAVLILGGLGNITGAMVGGLLLGVAEVFSVAYGVSSYRDAVAFGLIIVLLFIRPQGLFGSQEQQGGR
- a CDS encoding C39 family peptidase, which codes for MKIRLYLLLTYIFLGISFGAANMVFAENSVIPYPSGYDLTSEGASSYSGVGNVKDSPYYKVVDFYNMKSTDTLTILPNYKTYQQTTEITCGPAAALTVLYYSGDTKWDELKIAKIMGTKKAIGTDTSGMVTFFKSIGWDVKSSLTTAKKDGTTFSSVTDFKEFVTSNLKNNTPIMVENIDWGGHWRVIIGYDTMGTETVADDVLILADSYDTADHFQDGYVVNPVEKFYYMWFDAHMLPKGQKTQQWLTVKAPQS
- a CDS encoding branched-chain amino acid ABC transporter permease, with protein sequence MDFLLNPYYLQIIMFIIINAILGISIYLTLSTGQLSLGNAGFMSIGAYVSALLTLKAGVPLYVAVPIGGAAACLMAAVIGIPTTRLRGIYLAIATLGFGEVVRVIILNLGITNGALGLSGIPSMSVMLSKGLASMGLAAGIGGISVRQLGSISVILILALILGFLVFFALRLSTSRLGRAFAAIKADEHAAEVSGIDTRYYKLLAFFMGAFVAGIAGGLAAHITFYIGPKDFAYHRAVEILLFAVLGGSDVVWGPLLGSVILTLLPEVLRFATEYREMIYGGILVIMMAFRPQGLISEDTLRFWQKKLTAKPLASKQEELPRRATK
- a CDS encoding branched-chain amino acid transaminase; its protein translation is MDTMYVFYEGKIIPENEVNISVRCKGFNYGLGCFEGIRAYWDETEKQLHVFRLREHYERLLQSCKTLFINIPYTVDELCQATLELLKKNNFQTTTYIRPLAFKGSNHIAPTLLDDDNRLIIYCQPMGNFAGKDELRAAFTTWERLGDNMIPPRSKPTAAYLNSALASIEVVSKGYDEALFLTRNGHVCEGPGENVFMVRNGKIITPPPADNILEGITRDTVMLLARQELGIEVVERSITRTELYGADEVFFSGTAMEVVSVVELDDRKIGNGHKGPICEKLKELFFKTTIAKIEKYADFCTPVYPMTKPL